Below is a genomic region from Alosa sapidissima isolate fAloSap1 chromosome 19, fAloSap1.pri, whole genome shotgun sequence.
CAGTGTCCCTCTCTGGTCCCTCTCAGTCCCTCTCATGGCACACAGGCACAGTGCCCTTTGCTGGTGTGTTGTGGCCACTGCACCAGACCTCATGCCGCTGGCCACTACAGTGTCCCTCTCGGGCTGCCCGGAGCCAAACGGGCCCGGGCAGCCCGTGCTCTGAATCCACACTGAGATGCATTTGAAGATTAGAAAGCCATACTTTTGTCCATATCAACAGTAGAAGTATATTGTATAAGGTATAATAAATATTATCAGGTATCGGGtagtagagagagatagagagaaagagagaaagagagaaaggcagtTATCTGTGCTTTGGGGCAGGAGGGCTGCAGATGGCGACTCGCCTGCGTAATGTATTTTGACTTGACGGATCCCATCAGCGTTATGCATATCACCTTTTAACCAGGATTAGCACCTTGGGCtgactctccttctctcctcctctccctccttcagtGATTAACAAAGGCCAGTGTGTGACGAAGTACTATCGCTGGATCCAGAAGAACGGCGGCTACATCTGGATCCAGTCCAGCGCCACCATCTCCATCAACGCCAAGAACGCCAACGAGAAGAACATCATCTGGGTCAACTATGTGCTCAGGTAAACACTCCAGACTTACCCAACATGAACTCATGTTtgacagatctgtgtgtgtgttgtttgtgtttgtgtgtgtgtgtgtgtgtgtgtgtgtgtgtgtgtgtgtgtgtgtgtgtgtgtgtgtgtgtgtgtgtgtgtgtgtgtttgtcagctgCTGAGGAATCCTCTAGCATTTAGCAGAACAGCGGCAGCCGATATATttatctcctcctcccccctaacctcccttcctcctcccaaGTCCTTTGCTTAATTTCCTCAACCTTTCCTGCACTGAGCAACGGCTTTGTCAGAGATCATTAGAGAGGGGATGTTCTTTTGGGAGCGGCGGATCAATCCCAGTGTGAGGAGAATAAAGAGTCTGTCATGTGCTTCACACCGCTGCCCACAATCTCCCGTAAATGATTTTCTATCGGCAGCGCCAAAGACCCCCTCGTCTCCccctcatttgtgtgtgtgtgtgtgtgtgtgtgttatttgcttttgtgtttgtttgtttttttcttatatctggttaattgtgtttttcttgcTTTTCCCCCTCCCTTTTCTTAACATCTTGCAGCAATCCGGAGTACAAAGACGTGCCCATGGATATCGCACAGCTCCCAAACCTCCCGGAGAAAGCATCCGAGTCTTCCGAGACCTCCGACTCCGAATCCGACTTCAAGGATAACTCTGGTACCATAagcctctctcttcctgtcaccCTGGCAACCCCCAAACTCTAAACAACTCTGTGCCCTTTTTAatacacactgcaaaaaaaaaaaaaccagtgTAGCGCATGGGAACGCGGCATTTACCAAACAAGCGTCAACGACAGCTGTGCAGGGCGTGAAGGCTCTAATCGGCTCCCCGTGTCGAATCAGCAGGTATTAGTGGGCGATAGCTCCAGAAGCTGGGTGAACATGTCTTATTTTCTTCTTCTCCGGGCACACCTGTGGGGAAGGTGCCAGCGCATTGTCCACTGGCATCGTTGGCACATGGCCTTCCGTTCCTTCATGCCGCCACGACTCTTGCCAGTCCGTGTCAGGAAGAGTgcggagagtgtgagtgtgtgtgtgcgtgtgtgtgtgtgtgtgtgtgtgtgtgtgtgtgtgtgtgtggcggtgcCAGCTGCAGCCTGGCCAGAACGATGTGTCTCTGCGCACAGCGGTAGACTGGCAGCCTGGCAGAGCTGCGGGCTCCCGGGGGGCACGAGTTGCCAGCGCCCAAATGAAGCTGTACAATTAGTTCCTGATGAAAAGCGCAACAGTGCACTACAGCCCTGCAGTGTAACTTCCAGAGGCACCGAGGACAGGAGttggtggagggaggggggtggataTAACTGTgcacactccactccactccactccactgatACAGGCAGATAGAGAAAAGGGTGGCACTCAGAGATCTTTAAGATTACAATTAACGCAAAAAATGGCATGATTAAAATCTGAACACAGTAACAATATGTGTTTTTAAGTTGACTCTTTTGAGCCAGTTTTGTTGATATTCCATTTCAGCCATTCATTCCTAACGTTCTCCCTCCTGTTCTTGTTTCCAGAGGACAACGAGAACTCCAAGTCGGACGGCAAGGGCAACCAGTCGTCGGAGAACTCCGAGGACCCCGAGCCGGAGAGCAAGAAGCAACCGCGGCAGCCGTCGCAGGAGATGCGGCGCCAGGAGGAGGGCGACAGCTCCAGCAACCCGGAGAGCCAGGACAGCGAGGACAGCCTGGAGCCGTCCGACTGCGAGGCCGACAGCAAGGAAGGCCGCCTGGGCCGTCTGGGCGGTCTCCACATCAAGGTGGAGCACTACGGCGACCCCGAGGCTTTGGAGCTGCACGACTCCAACTCCTCGTcgtctgaggaggaggaggacgaggaagacGACGATgacgacgaggaggaggaggacgacgacgACGAGGATCCCCACACGGGACTGAGCCCAAAGGATTGTGGGATGGGCGTGACGGAGCTGGCCGGCTCGGCCGCCAGCAAGCACCAGAAGCGCAAGAAGCGGCGGAAAAAGCAGAAGTGGAACGGCGGCGGCCGGAGGCAGCGGCCGAGGCTGACGTCCGACGAGCCGGCGAGCCCAGGGGTCGTGGAGTCCGGCGCGCTGGGCGAGCGGCCGCCTCTGCTGCCCCCGCCGTCGCCCACCAGCGCCTCGGTGCTCAAGATCAAGACGGAGATGTCGGAGCCCATCAACTTCGACAACGACAGCAGCATCTGGAACTACCCGCCCAACCGGGAGATCTCGCGCAACGAGTCGCCCTACAGCATGACCAAGCCTCCCGCCCCTGGCGCCAGCGCCACCGAGCCCTTCCCCTCCCCGCAGGGCTCCACGGGGCTCCAGGTGACCATCCCCGACTCGGTACTGACCCCGCCGGGGACGGACGGCAGCGGTGGCGCTCGGAAACAGGGCTTCGGTGGCAGCGGCGCCAACGGCGGCACCCCCAACTCCACCTCCAGCGTCGGCTCCAACTTGGCACCGCCGTCcagctcctcttcctctgaccCCCTCTCCCCACCGCTGTCGGCGTCTCCGCGGGACAAGCAGCAGGGCGGCActcccaccacctcctcctcatcctcctctggcGCCGGCAACGGCTCCCTGCTCTACAGCGGCGACCTCGAGGCCCTACAGCGACTGCAGGCGGGCAACATGGTCCTGCCGCTGGTGCACCGCGTCACGGGCACCCTGGCCGCCGCCACTAGCACCGCGGCCGTGTCCGGCGCGCCGCGCGTCTACACCACCGGCACCATCCGCTACGCGCCCGCCGACGTCACGCTGGCCATGCAGGGCGCCAACCTGCTGGCTGCGGCCACGCCCAACGCGGCGCACACCATGAACTTCGTGGACGTCAACGGCCCCGGCTTCGCCATCGACCCCAAGACGCCCATGGAGATGCTGTACCACCACGTGCACCGGCTCAACATGTCGGGCCCGTTTGGCGGCGCCGTCACTGGCGCCAGCCTCTCGCAGATGCCCGCCGCCAACGTCTTCACCACGGCCGAGGGCCTGTTCTCCACACTCCCCTTCCCCGTCTACAGCAACGGCATCCATGCCACGCAGACTCTCGACCGCAAGGAGGACTGAAGCCCGCCCTTCCGAGACCACCTTACTGTGTTAACGTTACTATTGACTGTGTTACCAGACTCTTTttccagagagagaaaaaacgaatacaaaataaaaacacgaacaaaaaataaaagacgcAAAACTGTGTTTTGAAGCGGGAGACTGTGAGAACTGTAAAAGAACATTTGAAATAATTTTAGCACTTTGAATTTCGAGCAATTGCGCTTGTGGAATTGAAATGTATGGTCCCACtccaccctctccctcctctcctctctcctactcACTTCACATCtttttctatctttctatctcccatcttttctctctttctagaccttctctttctatctctttcttacCTCCCTGATCTCTAGGTGTCAGTGACATTTCCTCTGAATGGACTAAActgacccttcctttctgacTTCAGAGAACTCTCTGTAGGACTTCTCTGTAGGCAGAATGAGGTGTACTTTTTATTTGAGTCGATTTTGTTGCATCTTTATTCAGATGCCTTGTATATTTAAAGGTGACTGAAGTGGAtcagcagaaaaaaaagaacacgaAACTGTGATTGTTTCAGAACCATATCTTGATGTGATCAAGGTTGATGATGACAAAAAGGATGTTGCCCTATTTGACCTAGTTGAAGGGGTTTATGATTCTTTCTAAGTGAGGGAATTAGTATTTTAGAAAttaatgttttcttttccttttttatagTTCTGATTTAACTTGCAAATCATACATTtactaaaaaaaaagcaattacaGCCGGGTATTGACCTGTGAATAGAATGTTACtgcaacaacaactacaattaCAACAAAAAAATCCCAGGACTTTGGAACAGGTCAATACATGATATCGTATCTCTTAGTTCCATTTCCTCCTTTGCAGATCCATGGTGCTACCATCCAATGACCCTTCACTCATCTGACCGGTGTAGGCACTGTTCCAGGGCTAGAGATGTAAGGAGTTTTAGGGAATGATTTAATAGTACAGTCTAAACCTCTTGACCCCGATATTTTTGTTTTCGATCCCTGCTACCTATCCCAACATTAATCTCATACCCATTTCAAGTTGATTGTCAGCTGAGCTCAATGTTATCAGGCATTAGAAAGTCAAAAGGAGCAggttagggttttttttttgtttaacgtTTGAAGTgaatcactttctctctcagtctaACTGAGGCTAATGAGAATCATAGActtgaaaacgaaaaatgaatGTTAAATATAAATAAGGCTTTTCTCCCCCTTCTATAATTAAGATTCAAGTATTTTTTGCCTTTTATCAAACTCTCCCTTCATTATCTAAATCTTAGCATCTCTGCCAACGTCCCAACCAAGCCGTTTACTTCCACTGTACCCTCAGACTCTCTGAAATCACATATCAAGGATGTTGATACAAGGACATGCATTTCagtcagaaatgtaaaaaaaaaatctttgattttgtttttgaaaaa
It encodes:
- the LOC121693663 gene encoding neuronal PAS domain-containing protein 3 isoform X2, which translates into the protein MAPTKPSIQQDPSRRERDPYWERPANTSSCSASRPKTLHLGGQQHTSSPWLQALRKEKSRDAARSRRGKENFEFYELAKMLPLPGAITSQLDKASIIRLTISYLKMRDFANQGDPPWNLRIEGPPPNTSVKAIGAQRRRSSTAVASEIFDPHLGSHILQSLDGFVFALNKEGRFLYISETVSIYLGLSQVELTGSSVFDYVHPGDHVEMAEQLGMKLPPGRGLLSQGSAEDGASSASSSSHSETPEPVESTSPSLLAPDNTLERSFFIRMKSTLTKRGVHIKSSGYKVIHVTGRLRIRMALTHSRSVPNQIMGMVVVAHALPPPTINEVRIDCQMFVTRVNMDLNIIYCENRISDYMDLTPVDIVGKRCYHFIHAEDVEGIRQCHLDLINKGQCVTKYYRWIQKNGGYIWIQSSATISINAKNANEKNIIWVNYVLSNPEYKDVPMDIAQLPNLPEKASESSETSDSESDFKDNSEDNENSKSDGKGNQSSENSEDPEPESKKQPRQPSQEMRRQEEGDSSSNPESQDSEDSLEPSDCEADSKEGRLGRLGGLHIKVEHYGDPEALELHDSNSSSSEEEEDEEDDDDDEEEEDDDDEDPHTGLSPKDCGMGVTELAGSAASKHQKRKKRRKKQKWNGGGRRQRPRLTSDEPASPGVVESGALGERPPLLPPPSPTSASVLKIKTEMSEPINFDNDSSIWNYPPNREISRNESPYSMTKPPAPGASATEPFPSPQGSTGLQVTIPDSVLTPPGTDGSGGARKQGFGGSGANGGTPNSTSSVGSNLAPPSSSSSSDPLSPPLSASPRDKQQGGTPTTSSSSSSGAGNGSLLYSGDLEALQRLQAGNMVLPLVHRVTGTLAAATSTAAVSGAPRVYTTGTIRYAPADVTLAMQGANLLAAATPNAAHTMNFVDVNGPGFAIDPKTPMEMLYHHVHRLNMSGPFGGAVTGASLSQMPAANVFTTAEGLFSTLPFPVYSNGIHATQTLDRKED
- the LOC121693663 gene encoding neuronal PAS domain-containing protein 3 isoform X1, whose protein sequence is MIRIFPDFSVQVTAAAGGGAGGMPAGSAVGRVPGATNGNPQNVQGITSYQQSDPYWERPANTSSCSASRPKTLHLGGQQHTSSPWLQALRKEKSRDAARSRRGKENFEFYELAKMLPLPGAITSQLDKASIIRLTISYLKMRDFANQGDPPWNLRIEGPPPNTSVKAIGAQRRRSSTAVASEIFDPHLGSHILQSLDGFVFALNKEGRFLYISETVSIYLGLSQVELTGSSVFDYVHPGDHVEMAEQLGMKLPPGRGLLSQGSAEDGASSASSSSHSETPEPVESTSPSLLAPDNTLERSFFIRMKSTLTKRGVHIKSSGYKVIHVTGRLRIRMALTHSRSVPNQIMGMVVVAHALPPPTINEVRIDCQMFVTRVNMDLNIIYCENRISDYMDLTPVDIVGKRCYHFIHAEDVEGIRQCHLDLINKGQCVTKYYRWIQKNGGYIWIQSSATISINAKNANEKNIIWVNYVLSNPEYKDVPMDIAQLPNLPEKASESSETSDSESDFKDNSEDNENSKSDGKGNQSSENSEDPEPESKKQPRQPSQEMRRQEEGDSSSNPESQDSEDSLEPSDCEADSKEGRLGRLGGLHIKVEHYGDPEALELHDSNSSSSEEEEDEEDDDDDEEEEDDDDEDPHTGLSPKDCGMGVTELAGSAASKHQKRKKRRKKQKWNGGGRRQRPRLTSDEPASPGVVESGALGERPPLLPPPSPTSASVLKIKTEMSEPINFDNDSSIWNYPPNREISRNESPYSMTKPPAPGASATEPFPSPQGSTGLQVTIPDSVLTPPGTDGSGGARKQGFGGSGANGGTPNSTSSVGSNLAPPSSSSSSDPLSPPLSASPRDKQQGGTPTTSSSSSSGAGNGSLLYSGDLEALQRLQAGNMVLPLVHRVTGTLAAATSTAAVSGAPRVYTTGTIRYAPADVTLAMQGANLLAAATPNAAHTMNFVDVNGPGFAIDPKTPMEMLYHHVHRLNMSGPFGGAVTGASLSQMPAANVFTTAEGLFSTLPFPVYSNGIHATQTLDRKED